From a region of the Zingiber officinale cultivar Zhangliang chromosome 10B, Zo_v1.1, whole genome shotgun sequence genome:
- the LOC122030019 gene encoding F-box protein SKIP2-like, producing MGQSASAPSSSSRPVTFSDARDFTSDLPDECLALVFQSLGPADRRSCSLVSRRWLAVEGCCRNRLSLDARASLLEAAPSLFARFDAVSKLALRCGRRSDSIGDEALALVAARCPNLVSLKLRSCRSLTDVGMAAVARSCPGLRKLSVGSCCFGAKGIDVVLRGCPLLEDLSIKRLRGLHDLAATAGLVDAAPALRSVCLKDLYNGQCFAPLIAGSPNLKTLKLIRCSGDWDPLLEDMAGKVSGIVELHLERLQVSDTGLIALSARVELEFLHLVKTLECTDAGLAAVAEHCPSLRKLHIDGWKADRIGDEGLSTVARRCTGLQELVLVGVNPSIRSLELVATHCNALERLALCGGDTIGDAEIACIAAKCSSLTKLCIKACPVSDKGIDAFASGCPKLVKVKVKRCARVTPECANRLAASRNGHLSVNLVPPDEGLMEEQGSVAVIEEGASEESNNGGEVAADSAAVDAAPGGEIPTSCRSKSRCTATKMRLGLSAAGRNMVAFAIRRWSHGGNNSGLGPSQA from the coding sequence ATGGGCCAATCCGCCTccgccccctcctcctcctcccgccCAGTCACCTTCTCCGACGCCAGAGACTTCACCTCCGACCTGCCCGACGAGTGCCTCGCCCTCGTTTTCCAGTCCCTCGGGCCCGCCGACCGCCGGAGCTGCTCCCTCGTATCCCGCCGTTGGCTCGCCGTCGAGGGATGCTGCCGGAATCGACTCTCCCTTGATGCCCGCGCTTCGCTGCTCGAGGCGGCGCCGTCTCTCTTTGCCCGCTTCGACGCCGTCTCGAAGCTCGCCCTCCGGTGCGGCCGCCGTTCCGACAGCATCGGCGATGAGGCCCTCGCGCTCGTCGCGGCCCGCTGTCCCAACCTGGTGAGTCTCAAGCTCCGTTCTTGTCGCTCCCTCACGGATGTCGGCATGGCGGCCGTCGCCCGTTCCTGCCCGGGCCTCCGCAAGCTCTCCGTCGGCTCCTGCTGCTTCGGCGCCAAGGGTATCGACGTTGTTCTTCGAGGTTGTCCCCTCCTCGAGGATCTCTCCATTAAGCGCCTCCGCGGCCTGCACGACCTCGCCGCCACCGCAGGTCTCGTCGACGCGGCGCCCGCCCTTCGCTCCGTCTGTCTCAAGGATCTCTACAATGGCCAGTGCTTCGCGCCGCTCATTGCAGGCTCTCCCAATCTCAAGACACTCAAGCTCATCCGCTGCTCCGGCGACTGGGACCCACTCCTGGAAGACATGGCCGGCAAGGTCTCCGGCATCGTGGAGCTTCACCTCGAGCGGTTGCAGGTGAGCGACACCGGACTCATCGCTCTGTCCGCGCGCGTCGAGCTCGAATTCCTCCACCTGGTGAAGACGCTGGAGTGCACCGACGCGGGCCTCGCCGCCGTGGCCGAGCACTGCCCCAGCCTCCGCAAGCTCCACATCGACGGCTGGAAGGCGGACCGGATCGGCGACGAGGGCCTCTCCACCGTGGCCAGACGGTGCACCGGTCTCCAAGAGCTCGTCCTCGTGGGGGTCAACCCCTCAATCCGGAGTCTGGAGCTCGTGGCGACTCACTGCAACGCCCTGGAGCGACTCGCTCTCTGCGGCGGCGACACCATCGGCGACGCCGAGATCGCCTGTATCGCCGCCAAATGCTCGTCGCTGACGAAGCTCTGCATCAAAGCGTGCCCTGTTTCAGACAAGGGCATAGACGCCTTCGCCAGCGGATGCCCCAAGCTGGTCAAGGTGAAGGTGAAAAGGTGCGCCAGAGTGACGCCGGAATGCGCGAATCGGCTAGCTGCGAGCAGGAACGGCCATCTGTCCGTAAACTTGGTGCCTCCCGACGAGGGCCTAATGGAGGAGCAAGGGAGCGTCGCGGTCATCGAAGAAGGCGCAAGCGAAGAAAGCAACAATGGTGGCGAGGTAGCCGCTGACTCCGCCGCCGTTGACGCAGCGCCGGGCGGAGAAATTCCGACGAGCTGTAGAAGTAAAAGCAGGTGCACGGCGACGAAGATGCGATTGGGGTTGTCAGCGGCGGGGAGGAACATGGTGGCTTTCGCCATCAGGAGATGGTCGCACGGCGGCAACAATTCTGGACTGGGACCAAGTCAAGCATGA